AATGTTGTGTTGTGAAAAGCAGAGCATAAGGTACAACAGTCACAGATCTACAACAAAAAACACACCTCCTCGGCCAATATCTCGTTACTTTTCATTGCAGTGAGCCAAAATTCAGGAACACCTGTTTCAGCATCCATTGTTTCAGTACTAAAATCAGGCTCCCAGTACAAACAAACAAGACAAGAGTTTAAACTAAGGGAGCATAAGGGAATCGGTAGCTCAGATGCACACCTTTTTCTTGACCTTCTTCCTGCTTCAATGCGTTTTCACTTTTAACTCCTTCAGCTTCGACAATACCATTTACTATTTCATATCTCTGTTATTGATAACAAAAACCGATAGAATAAGAAATCAAAAAGTCATATAAACTTATGGCTCTTGATGCTAAACAACATTTCATGTACCTTAGTGTATAGAGGTTCATAGAGTTTTTGGTATTTAGCTTCAAGATTTGCCCTCTCCTCAAAGAACTTTGCCTCTAAATCATCATGGTGGCTCTATAATAGAGAAACACATCGTGTCTTAATTCAGACCTTTAAAGCTCTGGTCTCTCCAATGACCATTACAAACAAATTTAACTTTATCAGCTATAAAAGTCTATGCCAGATGGAAATTTGTTGTTCAGTAATGACACGGCTGCTCTCTCCTCATGGCAAGGACATGTTAAAATCCCCCCCTCCAAATGGCTAAAGGTCATGTGTTCAAATCATCACATTCACCTCCCAtgtacaaaaaaatttaatctgaTTAGTAAGGGTTTGGCCTACCGGAAGCCCATTTTCTCTTGGTAAAAGGAGGTTGAGGGTTTAAACCCCAATGGTAGACAATATGAAATGGAATTGTGTGCAGATAAACAGCcgtatattgatttttaaagGGGAAAAAAAAGGATATCAACATCACAAGAGTGCTTAGGTTTTAATAAACAAAGTATTTCTGATCTTTGAAATTCAGTAATTGGCAACATTTAAGAGGATGGAACGTtctcaaaaacaaatctaaaaTACAATCCAATTACACCGTCCACTACCAATGACCTATCAACTTCAAACTGTTAGTTCCTACTTTCAATAATAGGTTTTCATAGTTCACATAGCCACAGCAAACAAACACTTCCAAGCATTAAAAAATGAACTTCACTGAAATGACACAATCAATATCACAAGTTGCAACACAGCGTTCATAATAACACTAATCCATATGATCCACTTATTTCACCTAAATAGTTATGATCAACAACACCCGTGACAGCACAAATCCACGAAACGTAACAAACCAACCTGAATTCCTTTCAAAGCCTCTACACGCTTCCTAACAGCAGGTGTCAAATTCTCGAGAATATCAGAATGCTGCCCAGCCAAATTCTGAAGCTTACTCTACACAAACCACTAGGACAATATTAATCAAACAATCACTgcataattaaataaatcaacaaaacaaaataagcGAAACATCGATTTCGCCACAGCTTCACCTTAAGAGCATTCACAAGACCAGCTCTATCCTCAGCACTGAGAGCTACAGAACAGTATAACCATAGttttaaacacaattaaatGTCTACGACTATTCAATTATcaataatatgaaataatatatgaaaaaaagaATGCGATATGAGTACTTATGAGTGGCGAAATTACCAGCGGCGGCGGCGGGTAAGGCGGCGCCGAGATCGGAGACGTCGATTGGGTCGTTGCTCATGGTGAAATGGAGAGAAATGAGGGTGGTGTTAAACCCTGGGTGGTGAAGAAGGAAAGAGATAGAACCCTAGAGCGAGGAGGGACTTTAGCGACAAAGTGGAGGACTAGGAGAATGTCGCTGCAATATTcgcatttataataattatttactaaCGATTAGTTGAAATGATTAATTGAgatattaacatattaaaataatataataatatttaatttattactatattgaatTTAGAAAAATGTGTTACGGTTGGTtagttgaattttataaattgaaaaatagaAAGTACTTCGTAAGAATTAAAAAGAATGATATAATCGATAAAATTGCTAATTTCAATAACtttgtttattataaaaatatttttatactacatctattttttaaattatgacgtttgactttttgacatatGTTTTAAAACTCACAATTTATCATATTAAGAAGTTAAAATTATctgaacaaatattttaaactcacgatttatcatattaaatcaCATGTTAGATTATTTCCAATGTGATTAGCGATTggctataattgttggctaaattggacccgTAAGACATGAAAAAATTGCTGAACCGGTAAGACATTTGTGCTTCAATGATATTAGCTATATTGGTTTATTATAATCTgaaaatagaatgttattaatattttgtattgttaaaataagatatatccgttcaatatggtaataaatgaggTGTAATTTtgttacagatttcttacaggccTGCAGAGGTTCAACAAATATAAACATCCATAGATAAGAGATAGGTATGGTTGGAGTTAGAGTGTGAATTTTCAAAGaggttgactaaattttttgtttttgatatgtcAACTCATTTTTTTAGCTAAAGATTTTCTATGATTGAAGTTGCTAAGAGTCATGATTTTAAATCCAGATGACTCATAAACATACACTCcctctttttaattttgtttgagcTTGTTTGACTAGAGCGACTTTTAAGAAATGAATACTTGACTCATTTTCAATCACATAAAAAGAGTTGGTGGATATTAGATGAGTGTAGTTTATGAATGTGTGGttataataattttcttaaaaaaatcataaataaatggttcattctttttgagaTACCCAGAAAAAAAAGTTGTTCAAATAATATGGAATGGACAATACATAATAAACTATGTATTTTTGCTATAAGAGGTCATGATTAATTTTAGGCATCTTTGCATGCCTATGAATATGATAATCTGAGTTTAACGATCCTTAAATATGTAAACATGGCAAGTAATTAACGTGCATCATGATTTGAACTAACCTTCTAGCAAACTTTATACTTTGTCATTGCTAGTCAAGAAAGGACTAAAGGTACATAGTATCACTGTTTATTCCTTCATTGAGATGTTCACATGATTATACCCGAAGATTACAAATGGATAAAATTGCgtctaaaatattattaatttaataagtttaaaattgtttatataatatataaatttagataatatgatatttataagctaagattaaaaatttaattttaactacAAGTCCGTAAATTTGAGAGTCCATCACTTTCATGATATTATCATTTTAGTTTCACTTTGATTAATTATTGGACATAATAATTCATATGTCTTAACCTTTTGTCCCAAGCAATGAACTGAAGTCCTCAAAGATGAGGTCATTCGTTTGATTCATACTTGtatattttcatgaaaaatattaaaatacttttattttTGCTTATTGCAGCGATAGTTTTGGTTGTAAATTTTTTGAATCATCCTCtggaataaaactgaaaaaatgCAATGAATAGCAGGTCGCCACGTGTGAAGCGGTCGTTTCTGTTCCTGCGTCATGTGTACTACTCCTACAACTGCAAGTTCCtctcagagcatctccaataagctctttatttgagctcttaaattaaaaaataaagagtcaTGTCAAATTttgagctccaagagactcttagaggctctttaaaagcttaagagtctcttctctctcctcaattGTAGGAGCCACTAGATAgctcttaactaatattttattataagtttgttccacttactctctttctttccactttcttttgtctttttatgagttcaatatacttttaataatataaaaataaataaagagtggATATAAAGAACATTGTTGGAGTACATGTacactaaattgctaagagctaataatttatattatatttaagagtgattttaagagtctattggagatgctctcaagTCTTAATTGGTGGGAGCCAAAACAACTTTTAACCTACCCCTAACTCGGGGACTGGCCCAAACTTTGGAGCCCATATCTTGTGTACGTCGCTACTTCTAACCCCTAGGGCCATAACATTTCGGAAATGATTATATCAAAAGAATTACATAGAAAtttagggggtgtttggatggttggtgggaatgggaatgggaatgggaatgAGGGGTATGAGAATGGGGTATGGGAAAGGGTAACCCAAGGGGTGAGGAAGGAGTGAGTTAGGGAATGAGGTTCCCATTCCACACAAAAATTTTGCTAATCCAAACACAATGTATGGGTAtgaggttccgattcccgttaaccgacctcgttaaccatgaaccaaacaccccctTAGTTAGATTAATTAGGTTTACTATTTGTTAAACTGAGAATGGCAGTAAAATAAATGGAAAGGGAATTCTATATTTTTATGACAGTTAATCATGAAAgatgattattaataatttgtttatgataattatttatcacaaaaacaaatatatcGATTAAAAGTTCTAGTCACTCATATCTGATTgttattttctaatatatactTCTTTCTCtctaattttcttttataaattcttATTTAATTATGCATACATTTCATTCAAATAAACAGAACGGTATACTCTGTGAAAACTTTAAAATCTGAACACTGTATCATCAATGTATGAAAACTATCTAGGCTAGGAATATAAGAGAACTCTCGAACTTAAATTTGGAAATAAATATAGTAAATGCTACCATGTAAGTCCACGCGCTGAACATGCGAATAGTCCTTGTTCGTCATCTTCTCCCCATGTTTCTCTCTCTGTTCAATGGTCCAATACGACCAATACTTGTTCTTTGCCTCTTTTCTTACCTGGAGGctggactctctctctctctctctctctctctctctctctctctctctctctctccgtaTACAATCATTTCTTACACTAACCCACGGCACTAGACTCGCTCAATCTCTCTCCCACCCCAAAAATCTCCCCATCTTTTCTTACACACTCCCCCACGTTTCATTCCCCTTGTCTTCTCACTCTAGGGTTCTGATTCACTTCACGCACAAAATGAGCAACAAATTGCCACCTGGGCTGGTCTCAAATCTTCAAAACGTGCTTTCCAACAGAAAGGGCTCTGAAAAACCAGAAGAAACCAACACAGAATCAGTGGCTTCCTCTGATAAAGTTGAAGCTGAATTTGATGAGGCAAAGCCCATTGTGTTTGTTACAAATGCTGATGGAATTGATTCACCTGGGCTTAGGTTTCTTGTGCAGGCCCTGGTTGCTCAAGGCCTTTATAATGTCTTTGTTTGCGCTCCTCATTTGTAAAGTTCTCAACTTATCATCATTTGTCATGATTGTGTGATTTGTATTGTGTTTGAATTTGATTGTGACTTTTTTTGTGATGATATGTGTTGTTTTGCAATGTGGCTGGTCTTGATTTGATATAGTCTTTGTGAATTTGTGGGTATTCTGTGGAATTAAGGTTGTTATATCGGTCTTCTGTTGTTGAGTTTTCTTGATTAGGAGGGCTCTTTATCTGTGTAATGCTTGACTATGGTTTGTAATTAAGATTTTTCGGTGGTTTGTTGATTTGGTTCAGGGACAAATCTCACACTGGACATTCTCTGACTGTGGGAGAATCTGTTGCTGTTTATTCAGCTCAGATAGATGGCGCATTTGCTTATGAACTTTCTGGTATTATAACAAATTGTTGTTTTCCAAGAAATTGAGTGAATTGTCTATTTTGTCAAGAATCTTTGTAGCAatgattgttttttttcttcttatcATGCTTTGTAATTTGAAGCAGTTAACGATTCAAACAAaagtttattttttgttttctacTGCTTTAGGGACTCCCGCAGATTGTGTAACACTAGCATTATCTGGGGCACTGTTTTCTTGGTCTAAGCCCCTTCTGGTATGCATTTCTACATTAATAAAGTCAGCTGCAATATtgtttatttgttaatattCATTGAGAACTTACTGTTTTCTGCTCACCTTTTTAGATTATTAGTGGAGTCCATAGAGGTTCAAGTTGTGGCCATAATATGTAAGTGATTGTTGGTCTATGACTGATTCCTACTTGCTTGATACTTAAAACATCGAATAAGAGTGACTTCCTGTTTATCTGGATAAAAAATCGACTCCAGAgaatatattttgttgaatatgaatttaaacgtttctaatttttttcacaGGTTTCATTCAGGTGCTGTAGCTTGTGCTAGGGAAGCATTATTTGGCGGTGTACCATCCATGTCTATATCACTAAACTGGTGAGGTGACTTTTATGGTAATTTCTTTGATGCTCTTATTTCCTAAGTAATGATATACACcgtgtaatattaataaattgatctAATGCAGGAAAAAAGATGAAAGTCAAGAAAGTAATTTAAAGGATGCAGTGTCTGTCTGTTTGCCACTAATAAATGCAGCTATAACTGACATAGGAAAGGGAGATTTCCCCAAAAGTTGCTCGCTGAATGTCAATGTTCCCACTTCTCCTTTGAAAAACAAGGTAATTCAAAATTATCACCAAGGTAGTATATCCTTTTTCAATTTACTCGCTTAAAATGGCGGTACGTTTCTCTGTGACGTATCTCTTCACAACTATGAAGGTTAGTTTGGCTAGAATGTTCACAACTTGGGTGATGCCTGATCCCCAAAATTAGAgccaaatatttaatttcattgCTGTCAAGGCGCTGCCTAGACTAGGAGGAAAGACAGTCAAAAATAGATAGGCGTCCAATCCGGgttgtatttatagggaaggtGAATTTAGGCATTTAACTATGTAGTGTGtacatatatgaaatatttttccgatatatgtttgttttgttattttcatctTTGAGTGGTGAACTTCAGGACTTGTACTATTGAAACCATTATACTCATAACAGCAGtctcaaaattaaatttaaaaaagttaataaagcATTTGATTCAATCAAATTGATTAATCTGTACATTGATGttagagttaattacactttgtaactcttaggtttgctccaaacgcagtttagtacctgaactttaaaacgtggcaatatgcaccctacacttaacattcccgtgcaagttaTAACCCCTAGTCAttattccgtccaaatctgtcgttaactttaactgtttgagaggtaacagtgtgtatattagtttctaacagctactttaccccctgtgacccctcaaagtttatgtattatattttgaaattatttctgaacacacacaacgatgtaaaaaaaattaaaataatttttaaaatatgcatttattttaaaattttaaaataagttacattgtttatgaaaaaaaataaattttccgattctaaatctagatacatattttaaaaattattttaattttttttacatcgttgtgtgtgttcaaaaataatttcaaaatataatacataatttttgaggggtcacaggggttaaagtagctgttagaaactaatatacacactgttatctctcaaacagttaaagttaacggcagattTGGACAAAACagtgactaggggttacaacttgcacgggaatgttaagtgtagggtgcatattgccacgttttaaagttcaggtactGGAGTAAGCCTAAaggttacaaagtgtaattaactcttgATGTTATAATCATTCGAAACAATCAAACTTTAACTGCATAATATCTAATGTATCTAGCAGAGTACCTAATTTGCCTAAGGGACACCTAGGCGCTGCCCGCTAAGGCGGTACATTGCCGCCTTTACACTGTGATAAGTATATTCAGTTTAGCATTAACTGTCTTTTTTAGAACTGGTAAATTGACTAAGCCATTAGGAAATATCCTCGTGGGTGCACATGCAAAACAAGCTCTTTATATTCTGTCAGGCTTATCTATTTGATGAAAGATTTTCTAAATAAGTAAATTTGTTATGTAGCATGCTAATTTTTTACTGCACCTTAAGTTTTGGATCTTTCATAGAATTTTGGAATTTGTTATAAAGACTTCCTTTATATTCCACTGATAATACAATGCTTCAATATCTGGTCAGACTCTAGTGTATACTCTAATAATTAGTAACTTACGATTATGATGCAAGAAAGTTGGTAATAGGCTAATAGCTAATTAGGCTGAAATATCAGGTTTGGGCAGGGAGTAGTTTTTTGGGCACTGTCTTTAGTTTTATTACCTTTGTTTACCTGATTTTGTTCATCTATATTTTGTCATTTGGAATCATATGTCCAATGTAGCTGGAACATTTGTCCAATGTAGCTGTATGTAAATGTTTCTTTGCTGGAGTTAAAGTTCCTATTGTATTCATATGTTTGCTTTTATGTCTCATTGTATAGGGATTCAAGTCGACCACTAAAAGTTTGTGGAGGTCTACTCCTAGTTGGCTAGCTGTCTCAGCCAGCAGACAGCCGTCTGCTGCACGCTTTATGTCTAACCAACAAAGTCTTGGTATGCAACTTGCACAGCTCGGCCGAGATGCCTCTGCTGCTGTAAGAAGCTATAATACAATGCTGTGTGTTATCCTTCATTCTGCAATTTGTATCACGTAGTTCCTATACTGTTAGTTGTGTTGTTTTACAGGGTGCAGCTCGACGCTCGAGCAGCCAGCAAAAGAATGTGGAGGTTGATTCTGTTGGAGTTTCTAAGAAGTCCGACGCTAACCGTACCGTGAAGTACTTCATACAAGAAGTAAGAAAACTACATGCTACAGTACTTGCTCTGCACTTTGAAGCATTCATATTGAATTGGCAACCAAATAAATTGTTAGGAATCATAATTATTGCAAACCCTTATTTTATTTGGGTCCTTTGCACATTATTACTGCGGTCCTGTACTCCTGTTCATCTATGGAAATTAgtgattgaaaaaaaaaaaaaaatcctaatcAGGTT
This genomic window from Daucus carota subsp. sativus chromosome 7, DH1 v3.0, whole genome shotgun sequence contains:
- the LOC108196165 gene encoding uncharacterized protein LOC108196165 produces the protein MVQYDQYLFFASFLTWRLDSLSLSLSLSLSLSLSLRIQSFLTLTHGTRLAQSLSHPKNLPIFSYTLPHVSFPLSSHSRVLIHFTHKMSNKLPPGLVSNLQNVLSNRKGSEKPEETNTESVASSDKVEAEFDEAKPIVFVTNADGIDSPGLRFLVQALVAQGLYNVFVCAPHLDKSHTGHSLTVGESVAVYSAQIDGAFAYELSGTPADCVTLALSGALFSWSKPLLIISGVHRGSSCGHNMFHSGAVACAREALFGGVPSMSISLNWKKDESQESNLKDAVSVCLPLINAAITDIGKGDFPKSCSLNVNVPTSPLKNKGFKSTTKSLWRSTPSWLAVSASRQPSAARFMSNQQSLGMQLAQLGRDASAAGAARRSSSQQKNVEVDSVGVSKKSDANRTVKYFIQELVDKDLEDTSEELDFRALENGYVAITTLSLSPSTDADAQTAASSWIASAIQEPQ